One genomic window of Prochlorococcus marinus str. NATL2A includes the following:
- the metH gene encoding methionine synthase gives MTHFLDYLNSEKRPIIVFDGATGTSLQDQQLTADDYGGASLEGCNENLVLTSVSSVEKVHQSFLEAGCDVIETNTFGATSIVLDEYGIGNKAYEINFKAAQIARSIANKYQTAEKPRFVAGSIGPTTKLPTLGHISFDELKKSYLEQAKALIEGGIDLFLIETCQDVLQIKAALQSVNEAIGDGIKIPVMVSVTMETTGQMLIGSDISSITTILEPFNIDILGLNCATGPEEMKDHIKYLSEHSPFHISCIPNAGLPENVGGKAHYRLTPMELKFQLSHFINDLGVQLIGGCCGTRPEHIKQLSDLSLELLSSDRRLINLSKERSIIPAASSIYESIPYEQDNSFLIVGERLNASGSKKVRELLNIEDWDGLVGIAKSQLKENAHVLDVNVDFVGRNGIEDMSNLVKRLVNNINLPLMLDSTDYEKMESGLKHAGGKCILNSTNYEDGQDRFHKVIDLAKEHGSAVVIGTIDEDGMARSAEKKAEIATRAFKDATNSGLKPYEIFYDPLALPISTGLEEDRKNGFETIKAIKLIKDRHPQVHLILGISNVSFGLSSSARVVLNSIFLNEAIKAGLDSAIVSPSKILPLNKISEEEIKICLDLIYDKRIIDNSVCTYDPLTTLTSYFDDSKKLLNNSSIDEDINLPIEDKLKNHIIDGEKTNLHSNLDLALNKYKPLVIINEYLLDGMKVVGELFGSGQMQLPFVLQSAETMKYAVSYLEDFMDKSEVNQSKGKFIIATVKGDVHDIGKNLVDIILSNNGYDVINLGIKQDVNAIINAQKEHHADCIAMSGLLVKSTAFMKDNLKALNEEDIDVPIILGGAALTPKFVNQDCASVYKGKVIYGRDAFTDLKFMDAYMKAKLANNWNNKTGFSEGAPEGITIGTYKSSNSDPKVIKESLEVKKVNDNSRSKDISSVKSIKPPFLGPKVLLEKDIDLSNVYKFLDRNALFAGQWQMKRSKDMSASDYKEFLKKKAEPKLDYWMNKIINDNLISPSLVYGYFPCGREGNYLNVYDTDHKSLLGKFLLPRQRSGKRYCIADFYNDLVDNHPSDYLPMQAVTMGEKASDYSHKLFSKDSYSDYLFFHGLTVQLAEALAEYIHSIIRIECGFKYEEPDNIKDILDVKYRGCRYSFGYPACPEVSDSRKQLDWLDADKINISMDESEQLHPEQSTTAIVALHPVAKYFGI, from the coding sequence ATGACTCACTTTTTAGACTATCTAAACTCAGAGAAAAGGCCAATAATAGTCTTTGATGGTGCAACAGGCACGTCTTTACAAGATCAACAACTAACTGCAGATGATTATGGTGGTGCTTCTTTAGAAGGTTGTAATGAAAATCTTGTTTTAACCTCTGTCTCTAGTGTTGAGAAAGTACATCAGTCATTCTTAGAGGCCGGTTGTGATGTAATAGAAACAAATACATTTGGCGCAACTTCTATTGTTCTTGATGAGTATGGAATTGGAAACAAAGCTTATGAGATCAATTTCAAAGCTGCACAAATAGCAAGGAGTATTGCAAATAAATATCAAACAGCTGAAAAGCCAAGATTTGTTGCTGGTTCAATTGGTCCAACAACAAAGCTTCCAACCCTTGGTCATATCAGTTTTGATGAATTAAAAAAATCTTATCTTGAACAAGCTAAAGCACTGATTGAGGGTGGAATTGATCTTTTTCTTATTGAAACTTGCCAAGATGTTTTACAAATAAAGGCAGCTCTGCAGAGCGTAAATGAAGCAATAGGTGATGGAATTAAAATCCCAGTAATGGTATCTGTAACCATGGAAACTACAGGTCAGATGCTTATTGGTAGCGATATTTCTTCCATAACAACAATTTTAGAGCCTTTTAATATTGATATTTTGGGCCTTAATTGTGCTACTGGCCCAGAAGAAATGAAAGATCATATTAAATACTTATCTGAGCATTCACCCTTTCACATAAGTTGTATTCCAAATGCTGGACTTCCTGAAAATGTAGGAGGTAAGGCTCATTATCGATTAACCCCAATGGAACTTAAGTTCCAACTTAGTCATTTTATTAATGATTTAGGCGTTCAATTAATTGGTGGTTGTTGTGGGACGAGGCCAGAACATATAAAACAACTTTCAGATTTATCGCTTGAGCTTTTATCATCAGATCGTAGGTTGATTAACCTATCAAAGGAAAGATCTATAATTCCAGCTGCATCTTCAATTTATGAGTCAATTCCATATGAACAAGACAACTCATTTTTGATAGTTGGCGAAAGATTAAATGCAAGTGGTTCAAAAAAGGTAAGAGAACTTTTGAATATTGAGGACTGGGATGGTCTGGTTGGAATAGCAAAATCACAACTTAAGGAAAATGCGCATGTACTTGATGTAAATGTTGATTTTGTTGGAAGAAATGGCATAGAAGATATGTCGAACTTGGTTAAAAGATTAGTTAATAATATCAATTTACCTTTGATGCTTGATTCAACGGATTATGAAAAAATGGAGAGTGGTTTAAAACATGCTGGCGGAAAATGTATTTTAAATTCCACTAACTACGAAGATGGACAAGATAGATTTCATAAAGTGATTGATCTAGCTAAAGAACATGGTTCAGCAGTTGTAATTGGAACAATTGATGAAGATGGAATGGCTAGATCTGCAGAAAAAAAAGCCGAAATAGCAACTAGGGCTTTTAAGGATGCTACAAATTCTGGGTTGAAACCCTATGAAATTTTTTATGATCCTTTAGCTTTGCCAATATCTACAGGACTTGAGGAAGATAGAAAGAATGGTTTTGAAACGATTAAAGCTATTAAGTTAATTAAAGATCGACATCCACAAGTACATTTAATCCTAGGCATTTCAAATGTAAGTTTTGGCCTATCATCTAGTGCGAGAGTTGTCCTTAATTCTATCTTTCTAAATGAAGCAATTAAGGCTGGATTAGATTCGGCAATTGTTTCACCATCCAAGATATTACCTTTAAATAAAATTAGTGAAGAAGAGATAAAAATATGTTTAGATCTTATTTATGACAAGAGAATTATAGATAATAGTGTATGCACTTATGACCCCCTAACGACCCTAACTTCTTATTTTGATGACTCGAAAAAACTTCTAAATAATAGCTCAATTGATGAGGATATTAATTTACCTATTGAAGATAAGTTGAAGAATCATATTATTGATGGAGAAAAAACAAATCTACATTCAAATCTTGATTTAGCATTAAATAAATATAAGCCTTTGGTAATAATTAATGAATATTTACTAGATGGAATGAAAGTTGTTGGGGAATTATTTGGATCAGGTCAAATGCAATTACCTTTTGTACTTCAATCTGCAGAAACAATGAAATATGCAGTTTCATATTTAGAAGATTTTATGGATAAATCCGAGGTAAATCAATCAAAGGGTAAATTTATTATAGCTACTGTCAAAGGCGATGTTCACGATATAGGAAAAAATTTAGTAGATATTATTTTGTCGAATAATGGGTATGATGTTATTAATTTAGGAATTAAACAAGATGTCAATGCAATTATAAACGCACAAAAAGAACACCATGCCGATTGCATTGCAATGAGCGGTCTACTTGTAAAATCGACTGCCTTTATGAAAGATAATCTTAAAGCTTTAAATGAGGAAGATATTGATGTACCTATTATTTTAGGTGGGGCTGCATTAACCCCTAAATTTGTTAACCAAGATTGCGCAAGTGTGTACAAGGGCAAGGTTATTTATGGGAGAGATGCCTTCACTGATTTGAAATTTATGGACGCATATATGAAAGCTAAATTAGCTAATAACTGGAATAACAAAACAGGTTTTTCCGAAGGAGCTCCTGAGGGGATTACTATTGGAACTTATAAAAGTTCTAATTCAGATCCAAAAGTAATAAAAGAGAGTTTAGAGGTTAAAAAAGTTAACGACAATTCCAGATCAAAAGATATATCTTCAGTAAAATCTATTAAACCTCCATTTTTAGGCCCCAAGGTTTTACTTGAAAAAGATATTGATTTATCCAATGTTTATAAATTCTTAGACCGTAATGCATTATTTGCTGGACAATGGCAAATGAAAAGATCCAAGGACATGTCGGCTTCAGATTATAAGGAATTTCTTAAGAAAAAGGCTGAGCCAAAATTAGATTATTGGATGAATAAAATCATAAATGATAATCTTATCTCACCATCATTGGTATATGGATATTTTCCATGTGGGAGAGAAGGGAATTACTTAAATGTTTATGACACTGATCACAAATCTCTTTTAGGAAAATTTCTATTACCCAGACAAAGATCTGGAAAGAGATATTGTATCGCAGATTTTTATAATGACTTAGTAGATAATCATCCTTCTGATTATCTACCTATGCAGGCAGTTACAATGGGAGAAAAAGCTAGTGACTATTCCCATAAATTATTTAGCAAAGACTCTTATTCTGATTATCTATTTTTCCATGGTTTAACTGTACAATTAGCTGAAGCCCTAGCAGAATATATACACTCAATTATTAGAATAGAGTGTGGTTTTAAATATGAAGAACCAGATAATATTAAAGATATATTGGATGTAAAGTATAGAGGTTGTAGATACTCATTTGGTTACCCTGCTTGCCCAGAGGTATCTGATTCTAGAAAGCAATTAGATTGGCTAGATGCAGATAAAATTAATATATCTATGGATGAAAGTGAGCAACTGCATCCAGAACAAAGTACTACTGCAATTGTTGCATTACATCCAGTAGCTAAATACTTTGGTATTTAA
- the rpsR gene encoding 30S ribosomal protein S18 → MTNSLFKQKLSPIKPGDPIDYKDVELLKKFITDRGKILPRRLTGLTAKQQRDLTTAVKRARIIALLPFVNPEG, encoded by the coding sequence ATGACTAATTCACTATTTAAACAAAAGCTTTCTCCAATAAAGCCAGGCGATCCTATTGATTATAAGGACGTTGAATTATTAAAGAAATTTATTACTGATAGAGGAAAAATTTTACCTAGAAGACTTACAGGATTAACAGCTAAGCAACAAAGAGACTTAACAACAGCGGTTAAAAGAGCAAGAATTATTGCCTTACTTCCCTTTGTTAATCCAGAAGGATAG
- a CDS encoding DUF4922 domain-containing protein: MKSELIWSKALETSRKAIDCAAVIPLETYKYKSIKKCFDFELRFLKRTFPKNLIDYGPKANPFIPWDRRLEVQAVNDNYTIILNKYPVQLGHLLLISNYWKPQNSWLSIDDFEAIAKVDNDTTGLWFFNSSKDAGASQPHRHFQLLRRDKYENICPRYEWFCSLLNNSEGFNSDIKQCISIKPRKSKLDIDAHDLFNSYKSMIIEMDLGNINNDDKPLKPYNLLITEKWISLIVRSKDRAHGFGINALGFAGYFLGTRRSDIDMLIKFGPESILKDVI; encoded by the coding sequence GTGAAGAGCGAATTAATATGGTCGAAAGCTCTTGAAACCAGCAGAAAAGCTATTGATTGTGCAGCTGTTATTCCATTAGAAACTTATAAATATAAATCTATTAAAAAATGTTTTGACTTTGAATTGAGGTTTCTAAAAAGAACCTTTCCAAAAAATTTAATTGACTATGGTCCAAAGGCAAATCCCTTTATCCCTTGGGATAGAAGACTTGAAGTTCAGGCAGTAAATGATAATTACACTATAATTTTAAATAAATATCCTGTACAACTTGGGCATTTATTATTAATTAGTAATTATTGGAAACCACAAAATAGTTGGTTAAGTATCGACGATTTTGAAGCAATTGCCAAAGTTGATAACGATACAACAGGATTATGGTTTTTTAATAGCAGTAAGGATGCAGGAGCGAGCCAGCCTCATCGTCATTTTCAATTATTACGTAGGGATAAATATGAAAATATTTGTCCTAGATATGAATGGTTTTGTTCTTTACTAAATAATAGTGAAGGTTTTAACTCTGACATCAAACAATGTATTTCAATTAAACCAAGAAAGAGTAAATTAGATATAGATGCTCATGACTTATTTAATTCATACAAGTCAATGATTATTGAAATGGATTTGGGTAATATTAATAATGATGATAAACCATTAAAGCCATATAATCTTCTTATCACTGAAAAATGGATTTCACTAATTGTAAGATCAAAGGATAGGGCTCATGGTTTCGGTATAAATGCACTTGGATTTGCAGGGTACTTTCTTGGAACAAGAAGATCAGATATTGATATGTTAATTAAATTTGGTCCAGAATCTATTTTAAAAGATGTAATTTAA
- the pheT gene encoding phenylalanine--tRNA ligase subunit beta, with protein sequence MKVSVSWLKDLVEFNNDIDELSEKLSMTGFEVESLEDLSEQAKNVVIGFVEEITPHPNAEKLKVCSVDVGLPKKLSIVCGAPNVKAGFHVLVAKVGAYLSSKSLKIKLSNLRGVESEGMICSLEELGIESSNEGIEILEENEANIPPIGSNAVDYLCLNDTIIELAITANRPDGMSMVGIAREISTITNSKLTLPNLNYIEDFNIFEPKICDKETIGVDCIYSITYIDSIDNTGKTNKNIFNKLSSLKQNCINPVVDITNYLMLEQGQPLHAFDADLLDNIIGRKVKPNDFGIRNGKQGELFVALDKKEYKINPTIKLITCDDIPIAIAGVIGGNNSSVSDKTTRIWLEAAVFTPTSIRNSSREIGLRTDASSRYEKGISSNMTTAVSKRASELISVQLGGDNISSYVNTDFKKKSISVNLRMDKINSVLGKLSSSDSNFVNNNSTKLRYLNEDEIETLLSKLGLILTSNDSGWNVQVPPYRSSDLTREIDLIEEIARLIGYDNFDSNMPDPLEPGVLSPTKLVERRLRNSFIHNGFQEVVTSSLVGPENTDDNAVLIKNPLLSETSRLRTNVWDEHLKILQRNVSFGAEGCWIFEIAKTYKKDKECFVETNLLSGALTGSKRLSKWGGASKQLSLDYFEARGKLKQSLDVLGVETIDKQLAEKDFMHPGRTSELFVEGKSIGFFGQIHPSQSEKFDLIKETYLFNLDFDSLIKAATRKTNWTRIYKDYPTVPYMERDIALIHSKKYSSLEIMGLIKKTGRPLLEKVELIDRYEGSSMPEDEISQAFRIRYRDAKKTLVEKDINPIHEKIRNALKEKIKAELRS encoded by the coding sequence ATGAAGGTATCTGTTTCTTGGCTAAAAGATCTTGTCGAATTTAACAATGATATTGACGAGCTTTCTGAAAAGCTGTCAATGACAGGCTTTGAGGTTGAATCTTTAGAAGACTTATCAGAACAAGCAAAGAATGTTGTTATTGGTTTTGTTGAGGAAATCACGCCGCATCCAAATGCTGAAAAGCTAAAAGTTTGTTCTGTAGATGTTGGTTTACCCAAAAAGTTGAGCATTGTTTGTGGTGCACCAAATGTAAAAGCAGGATTTCACGTCCTAGTGGCGAAGGTTGGAGCTTATTTATCTTCAAAGTCACTAAAAATAAAATTATCTAATTTACGTGGCGTTGAAAGCGAGGGAATGATTTGCTCGCTGGAAGAATTAGGTATTGAAAGTAGTAATGAAGGTATTGAAATTCTTGAAGAAAATGAAGCAAATATCCCACCAATTGGTTCAAATGCTGTTGATTACCTTTGTTTGAATGACACCATAATTGAATTAGCTATTACTGCTAATAGACCTGATGGTATGTCAATGGTAGGTATTGCACGAGAAATATCTACAATAACAAATTCAAAATTAACATTACCAAATTTAAATTACATTGAAGACTTTAATATATTTGAACCAAAAATATGTGATAAAGAAACGATTGGAGTAGACTGTATATACTCAATTACGTATATAGACAGTATTGACAATACTGGAAAGACAAATAAAAATATTTTTAATAAATTAAGTTCATTAAAACAAAATTGTATAAATCCTGTTGTAGACATAACAAATTATTTAATGCTTGAACAGGGACAACCATTACATGCTTTTGATGCAGATCTATTAGATAATATAATTGGTAGAAAGGTTAAACCAAATGATTTTGGTATTAGAAATGGTAAGCAAGGTGAATTATTTGTCGCACTTGATAAAAAGGAATATAAGATAAATCCCACGATAAAGTTGATTACCTGCGACGATATTCCAATAGCAATAGCAGGAGTTATAGGTGGAAATAATAGTTCTGTAAGTGATAAAACAACAAGGATTTGGTTAGAAGCTGCTGTATTTACCCCTACTTCAATTAGAAATAGCAGTAGAGAAATAGGTCTTAGGACAGATGCAAGTAGTAGGTACGAAAAAGGAATATCGTCAAATATGACTACTGCTGTTTCTAAAAGAGCTAGTGAACTAATTTCTGTTCAGTTAGGAGGAGACAATATATCTTCTTATGTTAATACTGATTTCAAGAAAAAAAGTATTAGTGTTAATCTAAGAATGGATAAAATCAATAGCGTCTTAGGTAAATTAAGTAGCTCTGATAGTAATTTTGTAAATAATAATTCTACTAAACTTCGATATCTTAATGAAGATGAGATTGAGACACTCTTATCAAAACTTGGTCTCATACTTACTTCAAATGATTCCGGTTGGAATGTTCAAGTACCTCCTTATAGATCATCTGATTTAACAAGAGAAATTGATTTAATAGAGGAGATAGCGAGGCTAATTGGATATGACAATTTTGATTCAAATATGCCAGATCCTCTTGAGCCAGGAGTACTTTCACCCACTAAGTTAGTTGAAAGACGTTTACGAAATTCTTTCATCCACAATGGTTTTCAAGAGGTAGTTACTTCTTCACTTGTTGGTCCAGAAAATACTGATGATAATGCTGTATTGATTAAAAACCCATTACTATCAGAGACAAGTAGATTAAGAACAAATGTATGGGATGAACATCTTAAAATACTTCAGAGAAACGTATCTTTTGGAGCTGAAGGTTGTTGGATCTTTGAAATAGCAAAGACATACAAAAAAGATAAAGAATGTTTTGTTGAAACTAATTTGTTATCAGGTGCATTGACTGGTAGTAAACGACTTAGTAAGTGGGGCGGAGCGTCAAAACAACTATCGTTAGATTATTTTGAAGCAAGAGGCAAACTTAAGCAATCTCTTGATGTTCTTGGAGTTGAGACTATTGATAAGCAGCTTGCTGAAAAAGATTTTATGCATCCAGGCCGAACTTCTGAATTATTTGTTGAAGGCAAAAGTATCGGCTTCTTTGGTCAAATTCATCCTTCGCAGTCTGAGAAATTTGATCTAATTAAGGAAACTTATTTATTTAACCTTGATTTTGATTCATTGATAAAAGCTGCGACAAGGAAAACAAATTGGACAAGAATTTACAAGGATTACCCCACTGTTCCTTATATGGAAAGAGATATTGCCCTCATACATTCAAAAAAATATAGCTCTTTAGAAATCATGGGTCTAATTAAAAAAACTGGAAGGCCATTATTAGAGAAAGTAGAGTTAATAGATCGTTACGAGGGCTCTTCAATGCCCGAGGATGAGATTAGCCAAGCTTTTCGAATCAGATACAGAGATGCAAAAAAAACATTAGTAGAGAAAGACATTAATCCAATACACGAAAAGATTAGAAATGCTCTTAAAGAAAAAATAAAAGCGGAACTAAGAAGTTAG
- a CDS encoding ribonuclease catalytic domain-containing protein encodes MGTKIIEDEIKDIIFRSNTSNNLNSAVKDLTHLKTYTIDDSKTVEIDDAISLEQVSGQNKLWIHIASPASYIEYQSGIDEKARKLVSTVYLSNNTYYMLPKALINNVFSLSDKEKRESLSLGVILNDDGSISSTEIVQSLIQVDYRLDFIEADELIDYAPKEEIDLSLISTILESRKSWRKNLGSIEILESYGKIVVEDKIPNIKIIDPTLSRQLISEAMILYGDIISNFTKLNKIPVPYRVQERSDKVSNDNIQLSDNKILYNFLLKKTMGKTYYSINPMQHDSLALTSYLHATSPIRRYADLLVHYQLNRFLNNKVLISKDDVQQIIHEINIQGRQNIMRFREDQKYWLGKWFENNTFNEYSVILLNWINRYKNTCLLYFVDYNFSTISNLHSKLNINIGDNFNVKNTNHDNNDMNNFEIIQ; translated from the coding sequence ATGGGCACAAAAATAATAGAAGATGAAATAAAAGATATAATATTCAGATCTAACACAAGTAATAATTTAAATTCTGCAGTTAAAGATCTTACCCATCTTAAAACATATACAATAGATGATTCTAAAACGGTAGAAATAGATGATGCAATTTCACTAGAACAAGTATCTGGTCAGAACAAGTTATGGATTCATATTGCATCCCCTGCCTCCTATATTGAATATCAATCAGGTATAGATGAAAAAGCAAGAAAACTTGTCTCAACTGTTTATTTGTCTAACAATACCTATTACATGCTTCCCAAAGCCTTAATAAATAATGTATTCAGCCTAAGTGATAAAGAAAAGAGAGAATCATTAAGCTTAGGTGTTATCTTAAATGATGACGGTAGTATTTCTTCTACTGAAATTGTTCAGAGTTTGATACAAGTAGATTATCGCTTAGATTTTATAGAAGCTGATGAACTTATAGATTATGCGCCAAAAGAAGAGATAGATTTAAGTCTTATATCAACAATTTTAGAAAGTAGAAAGAGCTGGAGAAAGAATTTAGGTTCAATTGAAATATTAGAATCTTATGGAAAAATAGTTGTTGAAGATAAGATTCCCAACATAAAAATAATTGATCCAACTTTATCAAGACAACTTATAAGTGAGGCTATGATCTTGTACGGAGATATTATTTCAAATTTTACTAAGCTAAATAAAATACCTGTTCCATATAGGGTTCAAGAACGCTCAGATAAAGTAAGTAATGATAATATTCAACTTTCTGATAATAAAATTTTATATAATTTTTTACTTAAGAAAACTATGGGTAAAACTTATTATTCTATAAATCCAATGCAACATGATAGTTTAGCATTAACTTCTTATTTACATGCTACATCTCCCATTAGAAGATATGCTGACTTGTTAGTTCACTATCAATTAAATAGATTTCTTAATAATAAAGTTCTCATATCTAAGGATGATGTTCAACAGATTATTCATGAGATTAATATTCAAGGAAGACAAAATATCATGAGATTTAGAGAAGATCAAAAATATTGGTTAGGTAAATGGTTCGAAAATAACACTTTTAATGAATATAGTGTGATATTGCTTAATTGGATAAATAGGTATAAAAATACTTGCCTTCTATACTTTGTCGATTATAATTTTTCTACAATATCCAATTTGCATTCAAAATTAAATATAAATATCGGGGACAATTTTAACGTAAAAAATACTAACCATGATAATAACGATATGAATAATTTTGAGATAATTCAATGA
- the rpmG gene encoding 50S ribosomal protein L33, which yields MAKKGTRIVVTLECTESRTVPSSKKRSAGVSRYTTEKNRRNTTERLELKKFCPELNKMTIHREIK from the coding sequence ATGGCGAAAAAAGGTACCAGAATTGTGGTTACTTTAGAATGTACTGAGTCTAGAACTGTTCCTAGCTCAAAAAAACGTTCTGCAGGAGTATCTAGATACACCACAGAGAAAAATCGTAGGAACACTACTGAGAGACTTGAACTTAAAAAATTCTGTCCTGAATTAAATAAGATGACAATTCATAGAGAAATCAAATAA
- a CDS encoding molecular chaperone DnaJ: MAEAETEEKKVKRISIDLPIELIEGVDRLRKEWGLRSRGLVFARLLEVILSNDLEEDLTNNQQLELNQSAKTDLVTNNYDEIDNKTEEKAIVIVGDKNIEIKNVSVLENDLENNNKNKKDQITSGIELPGFIRKQATNLKRSLSKDKSIKNMEDTSITTIDINDLLEAKNDAVKHWIYLYGQKPTDNVLEASMIWLARDIWPNVDGTENIPFTWSAACKMLNSYCKDWHNEDLTFDQVIILAGALEDPFSTRNLKSRIPTLIRRFVNKFKRSNNVTSFQTLESTMTVHGALKLLGLPTKAGSSLTLSFIREAYKNKALSNHPDAGGSNESMRKLNEAYQLLKDLYKN; this comes from the coding sequence GTGGCAGAAGCAGAAACTGAAGAGAAGAAGGTAAAAAGAATTTCAATTGACTTGCCAATTGAGTTAATAGAAGGTGTAGACCGTCTTCGTAAAGAGTGGGGACTAAGAAGTAGAGGACTTGTCTTTGCGAGGTTATTAGAAGTCATTTTGTCAAATGACTTAGAGGAAGATTTAACTAATAATCAACAACTAGAGCTTAACCAAAGTGCTAAGACTGACTTAGTAACAAACAATTATGATGAAATAGACAATAAGACTGAAGAAAAGGCAATTGTTATAGTTGGTGATAAGAATATTGAAATAAAGAATGTCTCAGTACTAGAAAATGATTTAGAAAATAACAATAAGAATAAAAAAGATCAGATAACATCTGGCATTGAACTACCTGGGTTTATTAGGAAACAAGCTACTAATCTTAAGAGAAGTTTAAGCAAGGACAAGTCTATAAAAAATATGGAGGACACATCAATTACTACTATTGATATAAACGATTTATTAGAGGCTAAAAATGATGCAGTAAAACATTGGATCTACCTTTACGGACAAAAACCCACAGATAATGTTCTTGAGGCATCAATGATTTGGCTAGCAAGAGATATATGGCCTAACGTCGATGGAACGGAAAATATTCCTTTCACATGGAGTGCTGCATGCAAAATGTTGAATTCATATTGCAAGGATTGGCACAATGAAGATTTGACGTTTGATCAAGTAATCATATTAGCTGGAGCATTAGAAGATCCATTCTCTACTAGAAACCTAAAAAGTAGAATTCCTACTCTCATTCGAAGATTCGTTAATAAATTTAAGCGAAGCAATAATGTGACTTCTTTTCAAACACTTGAATCAACCATGACCGTCCATGGAGCACTTAAATTATTAGGTTTACCCACAAAGGCCGGCTCTTCATTAACACTTTCTTTCATCAGGGAAGCATATAAAAATAAAGCATTATCTAACCATCCAGACGCTGGGGGCTCAAATGAATCAATGAGGAAGCTAAATGAAGCATATCAACTTTTAAAAGATCTATACAAAAATTGA
- a CDS encoding branched-chain amino acid transaminase, whose translation MHNFLPFAWFEGQCIPFNDAKLSIATHALHYGTAAFGGMRAIPDPNNSKSFLLFRADKHAKRLCQSAKFLMTELDEDFVLNSLETFLVKNKPTQPVYIRPFVYTSDLGIAPRLHNIETNFFIYGIELGDYLSPDGVTCRVSSWTRQQDNSLPLRGKISGAYITSSLAKTEAVKSGFDEALLLNSQGKVSEASGMNIFIVRNGDLITPGVDQDILEGITRASVIELAKSNGINVIERPVDKTELFISDEVFLTGTAAKITPIKMIETTLMSKEMPTMNLLRDKLTKITEGLVPEYENWVKRVNID comes from the coding sequence ATGCATAATTTTCTTCCCTTCGCTTGGTTTGAGGGTCAATGTATTCCATTCAATGATGCAAAGCTATCAATAGCTACTCACGCTCTTCATTATGGAACTGCAGCTTTTGGTGGGATGCGTGCTATCCCTGACCCAAATAATAGTAAATCATTTTTATTATTTAGGGCAGATAAACATGCAAAAAGATTATGCCAAAGCGCTAAATTTTTGATGACTGAATTAGATGAGGATTTTGTATTAAACTCTCTAGAAACGTTTCTAGTCAAAAATAAACCTACTCAACCTGTTTATATAAGACCATTTGTATATACTAGTGATTTAGGAATTGCACCAAGATTACATAATATCGAAACTAATTTCTTTATTTATGGAATAGAATTAGGGGATTATCTTTCACCAGATGGTGTTACATGTCGTGTCAGTAGCTGGACCCGTCAGCAAGACAATTCACTTCCTCTGCGTGGAAAAATTAGTGGAGCATACATAACAAGCTCATTAGCTAAAACAGAAGCAGTAAAAAGTGGATTTGATGAGGCACTTTTACTTAATAGTCAAGGTAAAGTTAGTGAGGCTAGTGGAATGAACATCTTTATAGTTCGGAATGGTGATCTTATAACACCTGGTGTAGATCAAGATATTCTTGAAGGTATTACTCGTGCAAGTGTTATAGAACTTGCTAAGAGTAATGGAATAAATGTTATTGAAAGACCTGTAGATAAAACAGAGTTATTTATATCGGATGAGGTATTCTTAACAGGCACAGCTGCAAAGATAACTCCGATTAAAATGATTGAAACAACATTAATGAGTAAAGAAATGCCAACAATGAATTTACTCAGAGATAAATTAACTAAAATTACAGAAGGTTTAGTACCCGAATATGAGAATTGGGTTAAACGTGTGAATATAGATTAA